In Isosphaera pallida ATCC 43644, the sequence CCGCCAACAGCGTGGAGGGCCGAAGCGTCCGCCAACCACGACTCCACACGGCGGGAGCTTCAACATCATTGCCTCGTCGTTGCCCCGACACTCCAGCCCTCACCCTGCGTCTGAAACCTCTTGCCGTTGCGCTCGAGTCCAAAACACGGGTGGCGTACCGTACAAAAGAACACGTCTCGGGTCAAGATTGGGGTCGGAATGGTTTCTTGGTCAGATGAAAAGCGGTCTAGGTTTGAACAAGCGTTTCGTGGAGGGATGACGATGAGGGGAATGGGTCGCGGATGGTTGGGTGGATTACGTGGGAGAGGTTCGTGTTTGGGGTTGGTGTTGGGGTTGGTGGTGTGGGTAGGGATGTTGGAGGGAGGTCGGCTGGATGGTGCGGAGCAGTGGATGGATGATCCCAAGGCGGCGATAGTGGCGGAGTTGGAGCGGATTGTGACCAATGGCGAGGCGGCGGGGATCGCGGCGCTGGTGATTCGAAACGGGCATGTGGAGCTGAAGGAGGGGCGAGGCGATTTCTCGCCGGACGAGGTTTTTCAGGCCGCGTCGAGTTCCAAACCGATCACGGCCGCCGTGGTGATGGCCTTGGTTGATCGCCGGCGGTTGAGTCTGGACGACCCGATCGCCCAGTTCGTCCCCGAGTTTCGCAACATGATCCTCAAGGGAGGAAAACCAGCAAGCCGGCCTATGACCTTGCGTCATGTGTTGACCAACACCAGCGGCCTGCCGGGCGACTTCAGCGCCGAAGGGGGGACGCCTCCGCTGTTCGGTGTGTCGTTGGCCGCCTCCTGCCGCGACCTGGCCAAGCAAGAACTGCTCAGCGAGCCCGGCACGACCTTTCGGTACTGCACAGTCGGGTTCAACCTGGCTGCGCGCGCCGTTGAGGTCGTCGAAGGGCAACCCTTCGAGACCGTGGCGCGGCGGCTGGTGCTGGATCCTCTGAGAATGACCCGCACCGAGTATCTTGGACCCACCATCCCGTTCAAACGTGAGCCGGGGGAAGGGAGGTTTGTGCTGGCCGGAGGAGCGATGACGACCACTCTGGAGGATTTAGGACGGTTCTACGAGATGCTGGCCGAGGATGGGATGTTCGAGGGCCGCCGGGTACTCTCGATTGACTCCGTGCGGGTGATGACTACCCGACAAGCCGCCCTCAGTCCCAACCTCGTTGGCGATCTGGGTCAGGCTTATGGAATCGCTCTTTTCCTCGATCGGCTCGACGAACAGGGACGCGGCCGCTCGTTTGGACACCCAGGCATTCTCGGCAGTTTGCCCTGGTGCGATCGCGACCGCGACCTCGTGGGCGTTTTGGTCATCCGGGGGCGTTTCCCTGACGTCTTTCCCCCGGTTTTCGCCGCCCAGCGACTCATTCGTGCTCGTTACGCCGAGTTGAAATAAGCCCATCTCACGGCAAGACGACAGTGTCTCCGCGGCGATTGGACAGGTAGTCGTTGACGACTTGAGCAATCGGACCGTCGGCGACGATCCGACCATGATCAATCCAAATGCCGCGGGTACAGGTCTCCATCAGTGTATTCATATCGTGAGAAACGATCATAACAATATGAGAGCGGATATAAAGTTGCTTGAGGCGGATTTTGGCTCGGGTGGCGAACGAGGCATCGCCGGGTGCCAGCGCTTCGTCGATCAGGAGAATGTCGGGGTCGAGTTCGGTCGCCACGGTGAAGGCCAGACGGGCTTGCATTCCCAACGAGTAGTATTTAATCGGTTGGTCGGCGAAGTCACGGAGTTCGGCGAAGTCGAGGATCGAGTCAATTCGCTCGCGGACCTGGCTGGGCGACATGCCCAACATAGCTCCGTTGAGTTGGATGTTTTCCACGCCCGTGAGTTCAGGATGAAACCCGGCTCCCATTTCAATCAACGGCACGACCGAACCGCGCACCAGACGACGGCCCACGGTTGGCGGATAGATACCAGCGATCAAACGCAAGAGGGTGCTTTTGCCCGCGCCGTTAGGGCCGACGATGCCCACCCGTTCGCCCTGGCGGACCGTCAGATTAATCTCCTTGAGTGCTTCAAAGCGAGTGGCGTGGTGACGGGAAGGCCGCCGCAGGATCAGGTCCAGCGCAGTGGTCTTGAAGGAGAGTTGCTTGTCGTGATAGTGAACGAACTCTAGGCCAATCCGCTCCAGCTGAATCAAGGAGCCAGAATGCCGGTTGGGATGGTCGCGGCGTTGGCGGGCGTCTCGTGGAGAGGCGAACAACCGAGACTGACGGGGAGAAAACAGTCGGCTAAGTCGTCGCAGGTGAGGAGCCGTGATGGTCTCCTTGCGATGAGTGACGGAGGGGGTCGGACTCTGCCCCATGACTACGACTCCCCGCCCAAATGGGCCCAGTGTTTTGGTGGGACGGACCGGGTTGTTCCGCTCCAATTGGACCATGGCTTGATGAACTGGATCCTCGGGTTCTAATCCGACCGGACTGGCTTGAGACATGGTTCAGCTCGGTTTGGTTCAGTTCAGAGACGGAACACCACCTTGGCTTCGTTGGTCTTGAAGATGAGGTAACCCAGCACCAAGCTTGCCATTGCCAGGATTGCACCGACCAAAAGTTCAGGAATTCCCGGCCACTGACCGTCGTGTAAGATCTGCTGACACGATGTGATGTAGGAATAGAGCGGGTTGAGCCAAAACTTCCAGCGGGACGACTCCGGAAGCATTGCAGGTGTATATAAGATCGGCGTTAGAAAATAGAGCGCCTGGAGGAGGACCCCAATGATATGGCCGAAATCTCGGAAAAAGGTGTTGAGGATTGCCGCCGTCAATCCCATACCCAGGGTGAACAGCGTCAAGAGAGCCAGCACGAGCGGTAAGCTGAGAATTGCCCAAGACGGACGTGCTCCCAAAGCAAGGAACAAAACGGAAAAGGCGGTCAGCGACAGCAATAAGGTGGTCAGGTTGATCAACACCCGCGCGAGGGGAAAGACTGCCTTGGGTAGGGGCACCTTGCGAATCAGACACTCGTTTGCAATCAAGCTGGTCGAGGATTCGTTAATTGACAATGAAAAAAAGGTCCAGGGCAACATACCCGCAAAGAGATATAGAGCATAGTCGGTGACACGCAGTTGAAAAACTTGAGAAAACACCAACGACAT encodes:
- a CDS encoding serine hydrolase domain-containing protein is translated as MLGLVVWVGMLEGGRLDGAEQWMDDPKAAIVAELERIVTNGEAAGIAALVIRNGHVELKEGRGDFSPDEVFQAASSSKPITAAVVMALVDRRRLSLDDPIAQFVPEFRNMILKGGKPASRPMTLRHVLTNTSGLPGDFSAEGGTPPLFGVSLAASCRDLAKQELLSEPGTTFRYCTVGFNLAARAVEVVEGQPFETVARRLVLDPLRMTRTEYLGPTIPFKREPGEGRFVLAGGAMTTTLEDLGRFYEMLAEDGMFEGRRVLSIDSVRVMTTRQAALSPNLVGDLGQAYGIALFLDRLDEQGRGRSFGHPGILGSLPWCDRDRDLVGVLVIRGRFPDVFPPVFAAQRLIRARYAELK
- a CDS encoding ABC transporter ATP-binding protein; the encoded protein is MGQSPTPSVTHRKETITAPHLRRLSRLFSPRQSRLFASPRDARQRRDHPNRHSGSLIQLERIGLEFVHYHDKQLSFKTTALDLILRRPSRHHATRFEALKEINLTVRQGERVGIVGPNGAGKSTLLRLIAGIYPPTVGRRLVRGSVVPLIEMGAGFHPELTGVENIQLNGAMLGMSPSQVRERIDSILDFAELRDFADQPIKYYSLGMQARLAFTVATELDPDILLIDEALAPGDASFATRAKIRLKQLYIRSHIVMIVSHDMNTLMETCTRGIWIDHGRIVADGPIAQVVNDYLSNRRGDTVVLP
- a CDS encoding ABC transporter permease → MSPSMSPISAEPQFEPWTDPRTGRFGQLLDDLENLWKARYVVSNLVRQELRVRYQRSSLGFLWSLLNPLMLMSMMSLVFSQVFQLRVTDYALYLFAGMLPWTFFSLSINESSTSLIANECLIRKVPLPKAVFPLARVLINLTTLLLSLTAFSVLFLALGARPSWAILSLPLVLALLTLFTLGMGLTAAILNTFFRDFGHIIGVLLQALYFLTPILYTPAMLPESSRWKFWLNPLYSYITSCQQILHDGQWPGIPELLVGAILAMASLVLGYLIFKTNEAKVVFRL